The Camelina sativa cultivar DH55 chromosome 16, Cs, whole genome shotgun sequence sequence CCGCTGGTGGGTTTCCTCAATTGCATATGCTTGAATTTTTAGGGTTACATGAGTGGATAGAATGGGAACTAGAAGAAGGAGCCATGCCCCTTCTTCACACTTTGTCGTTAAGTGATTGTAAGAAGTTGAGATGCCTTCCTCAGAGCCTGAGATATATCACTTCCTTAGATGTTGTGATGATGAGATCTATGAACGGTCACTGGGACGATGATTACGAGAAGGGAGGAGCAGGTCTTCGCGCATTCAATCACATTCCTAATTTTTCTTATGAAGGGGATTATCACGATAGTTATTACTATAGTATCTAAGAGCATCTTTACTCGAGTAACCCCCTAATcgttcctcaaaaaataaaaataaattaacttttttacaaattattattatttatttatcttttaaatctGCTCCACTAAACAGATGACacctgttttgtttgttgagagTATCGGTTCTCAGATTACTCTGCCAAGGAacgtttctctcttttatcctcttctctctcttctttttattattttttaataagagtaTCGATAAAAGAACTGCCAGTAATGATGGTCTAATGAAGCATCAGTTACAGACATATGTCAGGTATTTTACATAACACTCCAAAACTccaaagaaatatatttatttattttttactttcatatCATTTATTGACACGGGTTATTATGAGTTTCTTGGACGTAGATAGAGAAATAACATTTGCAACGTGTTTTGTAGACGAATTTCTTCGGGCGCAAATCTCTTATGGAAATTGGTCATCAGCGTATCTGATCCCCGtcagaataataataataataaactcttTGCATTGTTTTCTTGATGTCTTTCCTTTGTTATCTAAGTTCTGATTTCTCCGACTCTCCTAGAGTATCatgacaaagaacaaaaataaatatatactttttgattTGTATCAACTTGGGATTTATATTTGTTGGTTTGGGTAATAATGATCAGTCGATCTCAACATTTTCAATATCTTTGATCAAATCGAATTAATTGTATCAGCCTAATGCTTGATTAATGTTATGTTTTTCCTTCTATTTGATCataaagtatttttcttttgttcatcttcGTTTTTCTTTTGCCATTTTACTGCTAGCTATGCTTTTCAAATTCGATTTAACGTTGATGACATCTGGTAATTATGTAGATAGCTTACGCTTATTTACAAGCTTAGAACTCAAGTTACAGTTTTACTCTGATTCATTGTCTTATCCTAATAAGATTTATTTTGGAAGTAGCATTTTATTcacaataatttataaacacCATACCACAGTTTCAGCAAATTGAAGAATCTACACATACACATAAACACATGTATAACACAAAAGCATCACAGACCTTGAAGATCAACAGTAATATTCTGAGACGAATCTCCCTTTTCAACAACAAACGTTTTCAGAACCTTAGAAGAAGTAGTAATCACTTCAACAGCATAGTTTCCATTATACCCTCTAAACGGAAACGCACCGTTTTGATCGATATGTCCATTAGCATGAGAGAGCCAAGTTTTTTTCACAGCCAAAAACCTTTTACCAGCTTCATTAACATCTCCTTCCGCATCCACCAAATGAGAGTTGTCTCTGCTCATGAACAGTTCCCAAAACCCCCATAACATCATACCTTCTACCGCTGGATGTCCGAAAGCTTCCCACATCATTACTTCCAAATCATCAGCCCTTATGTGCTCATTGACCGAGGAGACATCAAGTTCCGTGAACCATATCGGTAAACCGAGGATTCCTAGTTTGTCTAGTGCTGAACATACGATTGGACCAACCGGACTATCGATATGACCTTGAATCCCGATTCCTCCTACTGGCGCACCCTTTTCTTGTAGGTCAAGAATGTGTTCCGTGTACTTCTCGGGGCATGATTTTGGGTCACACCCGTCTTCTATGTGGTAATCGTTCACGAACAATGTCGCTGATGGGTCTAGTTGGTGCGCGGTTTTGAACATTTCGACTCTAATGTCTTTGCCTAACTTGTCTTGGAAGAATGATCCGTGTAACATCTCGTTATTCACATCGTAATGTTTGAATTTCCCTTTGTACCTGTTTAAAAGACCGGTTAAGCGGTTTTGCACTGCGGTGTTTATGCCCGTTTGGTTCATGTTTTGGATCCATTGCTGAACATTTGATTGGACTTCCCAAAAGATACAGTGTCCTCTGGTTTCTATGTTGTTGCTACTACACAAGTTTAGCATATCGTCTGCATCTTGGTAGTAAAGCTTCCCTTGTTCTGGTTCCGTCCAGTACCATTTTAACTCATTACCAAACACCGCCCAGTTAAAGTTCTTCAAAAAGAACTCGACGAAATCTTCGTTATCCATATTTGTTCTACTTATGCAAGTTCCAACCGGGAAGCTGTTTCTTATTTGTCGAACTCTAACCATAGCTCCAGACAGTTTGCTAGAATCAACACCAGAGAACTTGAGGGTAACGTCACTCTTACGGATCTGCATTTGATAAAAGTTACTATAATTATAAAGTCTTATGGCACTACACATGAGAGGTTGATAAAAGAGTATATTACCTTGTCACATTGTCTTCTCAAATGTTTAATTCTTGCGACTCGATCAACCGGAAAGATCTGCAATCCAGCAACCATAAGATCAATGCCAGAAGAAGGGCCTTGAACATAAACCAAAGCTTTAGAAGGCTGCTTCTCAATTCGGAAAGAACCACCGATCTCATGCCATCTATCATCATTGATCTCGACTTGTCCTCCGTTTACCCATTGGCTATCGATACCAAGTGCGACATTAACATTTTGCGGACTAGTAACGCCAGAACCGACTTTGACCCAAACTGATATTTGGTATGTTAAGAAGAGCTTAAGTTTATCTGTGATCACTTGAGCTGGACCCATCCATGTCTGTGTTCGGTTAGTCACAAGAATATAGCGGCCACTTAGAGGTACGTGTGGTCCAAGCGAGTCTCTTGCCATTGGAGGAAGGATTCTTGGTGATCCTTCCGCGACACCTAGTGTGCAGTTCCCTAATGGAAACCATCCATTGGTTGTATTATCACTTAAATGGCTATTTGTGACTATGTTTTCCCCATATGCAGGattctacaagaaaaaaacaacaatcttcagtaaaaacattttttgctaaatttgtttaaattttactGCGGTGAAAATATGAACTGGATCTTTGGACTAACCTCAATAGAAGGGGGCGGTGAAGGAGGGAGTTTCTCGGCGTGTTTCACAGTTAAGCTATTGAGGAGAATATCAGTTCCTGGAGGTGGACCTTCGATGTAAATGACTACTCGTGAAGCAGAACCGTTGAGGAGGAACTTACCTTTTAAATGTAACCACTCTTTGTCTGTTGCCTGAGCactttaaaaagaacaaaaggagCATTTTACAATGATTCTTGATATGAAGCATGAGTTCAAGAAAGtgatattaaacaaaaaaaaagaaactaacttTGCAATGCCAATGTATTGATCGCGTTGATTAGGATTTTGGACCCATAAAGTTGCTTGTACTGTAGCAGTAGTCACATTTTTTCCATAAATGCGTACTACTGCGGTTGCCTCGTAGAGGCGTTTTCTTTGAACTTTCCCGCTGATCTCTTGCTGAATACCATGCCAGTACTGCGTGCGTTCTGTAGCCGAAGCGAAAACTTTCCCGGATTCTGGTACTATCTTTCCATCAGCGATTGAGTCATGTAACACAATCTTGCAGCTTCTCCCAGACCAGTTGTTTAGTCCATCTTCAAAGTTTGGGTTCACTACTATAGTCTCATCTTCAGCAGTAACACGCTCCAGCTTTAAAGTGTTAACACAatcccaaaaaataaataaatttctttaaattacTAACAGTAGTGTATTCATTTGGACTAGTCCTCCTATTGTAACAATTTGAGATCATATAATTGATTTACATACCGCAGGCTCGCTTTCGCCTTGAATGGTAACAGACTGTATGAGAAGATCGATCCCCGGTGATGGACCTTCCAAATAGAATACAACTTTTTCTGGTAAGCTCGGTAACGAGAACATGCCTTCTAGTCTCACCCACTTCTCTTTGAAGACACAAGTTCtgcaaaattcaaaaatcaaaattttgttcttttgtcaACACTACAATTATGTGGGAAAAGACCTTACTTTGCAATGAGCTGATAGTTTGTTTGCGATTGTCCGTTTTCGAGCTTCAAGGTGGCCATAACTTCTACCAACCCTTGAACAGGTCCGGATACAGCAACAGTTGCTGAAACTTTATAAAGACAACAAGGTTTCACTCTGCTTGTAATGTCTTGCTCCAAGCCTTGCCAAGTTTCTTTCCTGTTCTTGACAACTACATAGCTACCGCACTTTGACAGGTCTAAAAGACTATGAGAGACATTAGACCCGGCGGTGACAACAAAGGCCTCGCAGCAATTCGGATGCCACGAATGCATCCCGGAAGAGAAGTCATGATTCACAATTACATTGGTGGGATCAGAACCAATAATAGAAGATGTtacattgttgttgttctgttttgcaGGCTGGtcaagaaaatgattaaaacagAGAAAGGTAAGACTTAAGGATTCAAAAGTTATAACTTAGATACGAAGATAGACAAGACTTGGTTACGAAGAAAGGAACATGTCCAAACCCTAACCTCTTCAATGTCTTTTCTTGAAATCATCTCCAtgctttcttttaatttcttacagaaccaaaacccaaaacccagATCAAATTAAGAGTAATTGGCAAATGGGTGACAGAGAAATtccaagaaaacacacaaagatTTAATCTTTTATGTAAGGGAGAAGACAAACCTTGTCTGGATTTCGATTTCTGTTCTTGTGGGTTCGGTTTGAGATGCAGCAAACTGTGAATCTCTTCATTATATAGAGACACACAGATCAGTTTGTTCTGTGATTCTTGGTGGAGTTTTACAAATAGATCGAAAGATTTAAGTGAACTCCAAGATATAAACCGCGGGACCAGCTAACCAACCAAACTctgtttgaaattttaattcctttttttttccaaaacctcTTAAACCTTTTAAGAACAGATGAATCGTTTAGATTTCTGGTTTTATGTTTAGTCCCTTGGAGGTTGTTGTGCTATGagaaaagatatttttaaaaaaaacaattcatatGCGGGcacatattattttaattggGTTTATCGGGGAAAGTcagtttataattatttatttatttacctcTGATTTAATCAGGTattaaaagcatatatatatatatataattatatatatatatatatacttaaaaacaaacatgcaattatataaaaaaactatagaataaaaatgaccaaaagttatcaaaaaaaattatacttgtgCATATAAACTTgcaaatcataatataaaagaatatttaacAGAAAAGCTATTGTTTAATATTGTGAAGAATCTATAATTGTCCTAATATCTCATGGACATGGTTAGTgacttatatttaaaatttagtagttttttttatcaattagtaatctttaaaaaaaataactaagttTAAACTTAGTATTGTTTAATGTAGAtgattgaaaataaaatattaacatggCTAGTCAAATTGGATACAATTTTCAATAATAGTTGACTTGAATATTggcaaaaataaatcaaacttgAATATTGgcaaaataaatcaaactttttcATAAATGTTGATGATCCTTCTTGGTTTCATTAGGTATCCCCAATTGTaagaaatataactttttttttaatgtgaggATCAGCCCCGGCGCTGACCCAGTGCACAAAGTGCATTTGCACCATGTCCcatctaaatttaatttttttttcttttatttttatcctaatttttataaaatctgaactaaactaataaaattatttacattttaaccTAAATTTAAGCATATTGTTGcatttattcttctttttcttgcaaCTCATCGTTTGATTTTACTGTTTTCCTCAAAATCTGGTGagtaattcaaatatttagtggtaaacaaaaaaaaattccttaaaAATTGAATATTCACTGACTATCGCACCGGATATAGTAGATGTTTAAGCCGGTCGCACCGGATATAGTAGATGTTTAAGCCGGTCTGGTGAGGATAAGTTATTTATCAAATATAGTAGACatcatatactatatacaaTTATACATAAAGTAACAtcaaaattatctaaatatcaGAATGTTAATTTTTGGGGTATTTAACTTaacatataaagaaacaaaactagatATCTTTTTAAATGccttctattttctttcttattgcaACAATGCTAAATTGCTAACTACCCATCAAATTGTCTTTtcaatacaaataaattaaaccattaaagttgtcaaaaatatatttgagttCGAGATTGTCATTCTTGCATTGTCGTACAcgcattgaaaaaaaaaaaaaaaggtagtgatcgtttttctttttttttttgttttggtttgaaaatCATTAACCCATGAAAATTTAACTATCTACAAAAGGGAAACATTGTTTGTTAAGTATTACCTAATTACAAAAAGGTaaacttttgtttgttaagtATACACATAATAAACCCAGCACCACTAGCTGAACTAATGTATACTAGAGTCTATatgattaattcttttaaagGAAAACTTCAAGTTCGGAGAAGGAATTTTTTACCTGCTAGAGTCCTAGAATCAATGGATTTTATGGATATTCCTCGAAACTTTGGGGAAATCTAAAAAACCAAACATCAACGGAATCCACAAAAAGGAAAGGACTAAGCGGACTTATAACCATATGGTCGCAATTAAAGATTGCATCAGTTTCAGATTTTATGATTTGCAATANaaaaaaaaaaaaaaaaaaaaaaaaaaaaaaaaatttaaaggagAGATCACAACAAATATTATTCAAGCGATCATCTTCTGGTACATTTGTATCAAATAGAAAACCATATTTCTATCTGGTACTCCATATATTGTGGATATCCAATGTTCCTGAACATAATACTAGAcatcgttttttgtttttgtaacttgttagtaagcaaaaaaaaaaaaaaggatatgtgtaatattttttttgattaaataaactagggtccatttttatatttttattttttcctaaaaccTCTAAAATATTAGGGCCGCCAGTTTTGTTGATGACTTAAAGTAAAATCTGTTAACAATTTGCCAgaaacaaaaagggaaaaagaaggTAAAAGGTTATCATcgagaggaagaacaaaactttaaagattGGCTTAGTTCCCCAACTTGCTAATTTCTTCTAATTGATTATACTTGGATAGCTTGGATTAGAAGCAAACTATTGCTTTGTACTCTAATCATACGTACGAGGAAACTTACTTTCAAATGGCTAATATATTAGTGCATTGAGTCAACCTCTTAAAGCTTTATCTATaaaatggttttctttttctttggggtTAGGGTAACTTTCAAGGAATTATGAGCTGAGGACCCCAAGTTTTCCTTAAAACTCTACGTTAAGTTTTTCTCAATCCCCTCCCAATTTGGACTTGAACTAAGGGTGCTAGGAAGGTCCTAGGAAACGCCACTAGATTAAGAGAGAATTGGTTAACAAGTGAGctattttcaagaaaaataaattaacatcaTACACATAGTCTATCATAGTTGTGTTGATCGTCCTTTATAGGTCTAGGAGTAATGTACTTCTACAACGCCTTGACGTCCTCATGTATTTTGGTACTGTTATTTTAGACTAGTTTTCTTTTGATGGTGGAAGGTTGTTGTCTAATGCTGTCGTCCATGCATGATGGCCGTCGTAGTTTGAATTACGTCATACAAATATCCAGATTCTCGTTAGTCTAGGGACGTAGTCTTAAACTCTTGCTATCAAATACGTGAATAGTTTTTTATACTCAACTCCAGTCTCCATTGATATCCTTTgattttttgcttctttctctaGTAAGCCACTGAAAACTTAATGAACTTTACTAGTTTGCTACTCATAGTcatttagttcaaaaaaaaaaaaaaaaaatgctactcatagtcaaaaatttaaataaacaaatagagATGTTCTGCGGAGATGTTAGACCATATGTTTTACTGCTTTATACTAGTTAACTCTGGTATTAGATTACATCAATATATACTTTacatcaaaataaataatatttacaatcattcaagttcatttttttcattttttttttaaatacgaGCGCATagtgatttatttatttattatatatatttattaatttatttttaaaaaatagaaataaatagtgatttctttatttaattttgttttttatttatttttatttcaacaaGTACAAGGAGTGAGCTCAAACGAGcgtttaaatttctttttatcatttgttAGATACATCCTTATACAAAATTATCttcagtttaatatattttgcttTTGTACTAAAAGGTTCTCAACCCACGTATATgaataaaaatcttgtaaaagtgATATCTACTGAAATTTATCATTACCATGACGCCTATAAATGACACTTTAACTCTTTGCAAAAACAATGGTGATAATAAAGGAACAACTTTAACAAAACTTTCCTGTTTTATTATAATCTCTTGATACATTATAGTTTTAGGGTACATTGTTTTATATAGAGGCAGAATAAACAATCTAGAATAGGATGAGTCATTGTGACAGCTGTGGAGAGAATTAGTCACCATCCTTATCCTACAAGACACCAAATTGGTTATCGAGCAGGAGAATTGCAGGTACAGTCTTTGTCTTCACTTAAGAGTGTTGACTGGGCTTCTGTGATTGGCATCTTCCTTGTTGGACTGTTTTGTGATCCATTTGACCTAAATCACTTATATTCCCCCTCAAACTTGTGGTGGGTGAAGCACCAACACCAAGTTTGGCTCTTAGATCTTCAAATTCCCGTTTTGGTAAGGACTTGGTAAAAATATCGGTCAGTTGCAATTGTGCAGGTACATGCTGTGTTTCAATGTGTCCCAATACTACTTGTTCCCTGATGTAGTGAAAGTCAGTGTCGAAGTATTTAGACCATTTGTGCAGCGCTGGATTTGCACTCAAGTACACTACAGAGAAATTGTCACAACGGAGCAGAGTAGGGAACTGTTGTGAGACTTGCAAGTCACGTAAAAGAAACGAAAACCAAGTAATCTCTTGAGCAGTGGTTGTTAAAGCTCTGTATTCTGCCTCTGTTGATGAATTTGAGActgtttcttgtcttcttgttGACCAACTTATCAGATTAGGACCGAGAAGTATACAAAAACCAGTGGTGGAGCGTCATGTCTTCTTACATCTGGCATGGTCACTATCACAGAATGCCGAGAGTGACAAGTTGGagctttttttaaaatatatacccATGTGCAGAGTTCCCTTTATGTATCTGAGTATGCGTTTGAGAAGAGCAAAGTCAGATACCGTAGGTTCATGCATCCTTTGATACACAAAGTTGACAGCAAATTGAATGTCAGGTCTGGTTATTGTAAGATACTGGAGCTTTCCTACAAGACTTCTGAAGTATGTTGGCTCTGAGAAGAGTTCAGGACTCTGCTTGTCCATGTTTTGTGGTAGTAGAGTTAGCATAGGATTGCAGTTAGA is a genomic window containing:
- the LOC104750196 gene encoding uncharacterized protein LOC104750196 yields the protein MKRFTVCCISNRTHKNRNRNPDKKLKESMEMISRKDIEEPAKQNNNNVTSSIIGSDPTNVIVNHDFSSGMHSWHPNCCEAFVVTAGSNVSHSLLDLSKCGSYVVVKNRKETWQGLEQDITSRVKPCCLYKVSATVAVSGPVQGLVEVMATLKLENGQSQTNYQLIAKTCVFKEKWVRLEGMFSLPSLPEKVVFYLEGPSPGIDLLIQSVTIQGESEPALERVTAEDETIVVNPNFEDGLNNWSGRSCKIVLHDSIADGKIVPESGKVFASATERTQYWHGIQQEISGKVQRKRLYEATAVVRIYGKNVTTATVQATLWVQNPNQRDQYIGIANAQATDKEWLHLKGKFLLNGSASRVVIYIEGPPPGTDILLNSLTVKHAEKLPPSPPPSIENPAYGENIVTNSHLSDNTTNGWFPLGNCTLGVAEGSPRILPPMARDSLGPHVPLSGRYILVTNRTQTWMGPAQVITDKLKLFLTYQISVWVKVGSGVTSPQNVNVALGIDSQWVNGGQVEINDDRWHEIGGSFRIEKQPSKALVYVQGPSSGIDLMVAGLQIFPVDRVARIKHLRRQCDKIRKSDVTLKFSGVDSSKLSGAMVRVRQIRNSFPVGTCISRTNMDNEDFVEFFLKNFNWAVFGNELKWYWTEPEQGKLYYQDADDMLNLCSSNNIETRGHCIFWEVQSNVQQWIQNMNQTGINTAVQNRLTGLLNRYKGKFKHYDVNNEMLHGSFFQDKLGKDIRVEMFKTAHQLDPSATLFVNDYHIEDGCDPKSCPEKYTEHILDLQEKGAPVGGIGIQGHIDSPVGPIVCSALDKLGILGLPIWFTELDVSSVNEHIRADDLEVMMWEAFGHPAVEGMMLWGFWELFMSRDNSHLVDAEGDVNEAGKRFLAVKKTWLSHANGHIDQNGAFPFRGYNGNYAVEVITTSSKVLKTFVVEKGDSSQNITVDLQGL